A genomic region of Deinococcus sp. KSM4-11 contains the following coding sequences:
- a CDS encoding PAS domain S-box protein, with the protein MRWFDPGQRWASRAPLVVMALVLLLTTAMSLVLAAFVHEQQYNRFERETSAYTEAMTARLAEYERLLYATRAAWQVHPDLLDGPAFKAFVAGLGLRQQYPGVQTVGYAALLPPGVDASPLVAQLRTQVSPTWTLRQGPSPQPTRAPISVLATTGVADYKALGFDLYSDPVRRAALQASERAETVQASGMLTLLQPGAGGQALPGYLLTVPVTKTGVNGSRPDGFLYLAVRADQFIEGLPASVAQRPFDFQLRLGTATLLGVPLPRTLDFARTVTRSMAGQRWTLEFGAGSSFGQDFAAITPLLTLLGGLLTAGLAFLVVQAQVRARSRAELLNESLAVARLRQEQARAEFEAIFHSMQDAAAFTDEVGLIRRVNPALRAQFGVDGRTLIGQPLSVLHADLGLGTQESFQAMTTPYLRADGTEFAGEAQRSPVVDPEGRRLGLLEVVRDVSERVSAEQAVQAARRRYRGLLDAIPYIVRVSDPQGRVTFVNAPHQDVLGTDDLMTCLSADDQQAYAQLCEDAIRHQRPEQQVLQLTLRGGERHWFMLTFAPFRDEREQVVEWVTSLTDIHDRVQAERLAQRNEERYRGVLEGLPQIVWLTDAQGNSVYFNRQWTEYVGAQRAGQDFLALIHPSDRGAYQRRWDSAIRATRPFEAEHRLLGRDDTYRSFVTRGQPVLDSSGQVIEWVGTSTDVDDSVYAETAARLLADVSGQLASRSGRSRADRQGSYQSALDQITARFVDSAGLWAVPPIQLVARSARHPGWDAPHMQTMVGQALRQVVSSGEGMALTAHPLLHAVSVSGILLLPLLAQDGTLCGLLGLAYRQQLTERDTELAQELAKRFGAALENDALQNRVSQAQADLRALNQSLEERVERRTTELEGANRELEAFSYSVSHDLRTPLRHIVGFGDLLSKEAGSAGLSPKGQRYLGIITESASRMSQLIDDLLEFSRMGRQEMRSVPIDLDTLMQASWQALEPDRHDRQVTLITHDLPTVNGDPTMLALVFTNLLSNAIKYTRHQDAATVDVSAITENDEVTVTIRDNGVGFDPRYTDKLFGVFQRLHRADEFEGIGIGLANVRRIVGRHGGRVSATSELGEGAAFTVTLPREASQ; encoded by the coding sequence ATGAGATGGTTCGATCCGGGACAACGCTGGGCCTCCAGGGCGCCGCTGGTCGTCATGGCGCTGGTGCTGCTGCTCACCACGGCGATGTCCCTGGTGCTCGCCGCCTTCGTGCACGAGCAGCAGTACAACCGCTTCGAACGGGAGACATCGGCCTACACCGAGGCCATGACCGCGCGGCTCGCCGAGTACGAACGGCTGCTCTACGCGACGCGTGCGGCGTGGCAGGTTCATCCGGATTTGCTCGACGGGCCGGCCTTCAAGGCTTTCGTGGCCGGACTCGGCCTGCGCCAGCAGTATCCGGGTGTGCAGACCGTCGGCTACGCGGCGCTCCTGCCGCCGGGTGTCGATGCGAGCCCGCTCGTGGCCCAGCTGAGGACACAGGTGTCTCCCACCTGGACGCTCCGGCAGGGGCCGTCGCCGCAACCGACCCGCGCACCGATCTCCGTGCTCGCAACGACCGGAGTGGCCGACTACAAGGCGCTGGGCTTCGACCTGTACAGCGACCCTGTCCGCCGCGCCGCCCTGCAGGCCAGTGAACGTGCGGAGACCGTGCAGGCGTCCGGCATGCTCACGCTGCTGCAGCCCGGGGCCGGAGGTCAGGCGCTGCCCGGCTACCTGCTGACCGTTCCCGTGACCAAAACCGGCGTGAATGGCTCCCGCCCCGACGGGTTCCTGTACCTGGCCGTCCGGGCCGATCAGTTCATCGAAGGCCTTCCGGCCTCCGTGGCGCAGCGTCCCTTCGATTTCCAGCTGCGGCTGGGCACGGCCACGCTGCTGGGCGTGCCGCTTCCCAGGACGCTGGACTTTGCCCGCACCGTGACGCGCAGCATGGCCGGGCAACGCTGGACCCTGGAGTTTGGTGCGGGCAGCAGTTTCGGCCAGGATTTCGCGGCAATCACGCCCCTGCTGACGCTGTTGGGGGGCCTCCTCACCGCCGGGCTGGCCTTCCTGGTGGTACAGGCGCAGGTTCGGGCCCGCAGCCGCGCAGAACTGCTCAACGAATCGCTGGCCGTGGCCCGCCTGCGGCAGGAACAGGCCAGGGCGGAGTTCGAGGCGATCTTCCATTCCATGCAGGACGCGGCCGCATTCACCGACGAGGTCGGGCTGATCCGGCGGGTGAACCCGGCCCTGAGGGCGCAGTTCGGCGTGGACGGAAGAACGCTGATCGGTCAGCCGCTGTCGGTGCTCCACGCAGACCTGGGTCTGGGCACCCAGGAGTCGTTTCAGGCGATGACCACGCCCTACCTCAGGGCCGATGGGACGGAGTTCGCCGGTGAAGCCCAACGGAGCCCGGTGGTCGATCCGGAAGGACGCCGCCTGGGCCTTCTCGAGGTCGTCCGGGATGTCAGCGAGCGCGTGTCGGCCGAACAGGCCGTGCAGGCGGCCCGGCGCCGCTACCGGGGCCTGCTGGATGCCATTCCGTACATCGTGCGGGTCAGTGACCCTCAGGGCCGCGTAACCTTCGTGAACGCCCCCCATCAGGACGTGCTCGGAACGGACGACCTGATGACCTGTCTGTCGGCCGATGACCAGCAGGCCTACGCCCAGCTGTGTGAAGACGCCATCCGTCACCAACGCCCAGAGCAGCAGGTGCTCCAGCTGACGCTGCGGGGCGGGGAACGCCACTGGTTCATGCTCACCTTCGCGCCGTTCCGGGATGAGCGGGAGCAGGTCGTGGAATGGGTCACGAGCCTGACGGATATCCACGACCGCGTGCAGGCCGAACGCCTGGCGCAGCGCAACGAGGAACGGTACCGGGGCGTGCTGGAGGGCCTGCCCCAGATCGTCTGGCTGACCGACGCCCAGGGGAACTCGGTGTACTTCAACCGCCAGTGGACGGAATACGTGGGGGCGCAGCGAGCTGGTCAGGATTTCCTCGCCCTGATCCACCCGTCGGACCGCGGGGCGTACCAGCGGCGCTGGGACAGCGCGATCCGGGCCACCCGACCCTTCGAGGCCGAGCACCGCCTCCTGGGCCGTGACGACACCTACCGCAGCTTCGTGACGCGGGGGCAGCCGGTGCTGGATTCGAGTGGGCAGGTCATCGAGTGGGTCGGGACGTCGACCGACGTGGACGACTCGGTGTACGCGGAGACGGCCGCCCGCCTGCTCGCCGACGTCTCCGGCCAGCTCGCATCACGCAGCGGTCGCAGCCGGGCCGACCGGCAGGGTTCCTACCAGTCGGCGCTCGATCAGATCACCGCACGCTTCGTGGACAGTGCCGGGCTGTGGGCCGTTCCCCCGATCCAGCTGGTCGCCCGGTCGGCCCGGCACCCAGGCTGGGACGCACCCCACATGCAGACCATGGTGGGTCAGGCCCTGCGGCAGGTGGTGTCCAGCGGCGAGGGGATGGCCCTGACCGCCCATCCATTGCTCCACGCCGTCAGCGTCTCGGGCATTCTTCTGCTGCCGCTGCTGGCGCAGGACGGGACGCTGTGCGGCCTGCTGGGTCTGGCCTATCGGCAACAGCTCACGGAACGCGACACGGAACTGGCGCAGGAACTCGCCAAGCGCTTCGGCGCGGCCCTGGAAAACGACGCGCTCCAGAACCGCGTGTCCCAGGCGCAGGCGGATTTGCGAGCGTTGAACCAGTCCCTGGAAGAGCGGGTCGAGCGGCGCACCACGGAACTGGAGGGTGCGAACCGGGAACTGGAGGCCTTCAGCTACTCGGTCAGCCACGACCTCCGGACGCCGCTGCGGCACATCGTGGGCTTCGGCGACCTGCTGTCCAAGGAGGCGGGCTCGGCAGGACTGTCGCCCAAGGGCCAACGGTACCTGGGGATCATCACCGAATCCGCGTCACGCATGAGCCAGCTGATCGACGACCTGCTCGAGTTCTCGCGGATGGGCCGCCAGGAGATGCGCAGCGTCCCCATCGACCTCGACACCCTGATGCAGGCGAGCTGGCAGGCCCTGGAACCCGACCGCCACGACCGTCAGGTCACCCTGATCACCCATGACCTGCCGACCGTGAACGGGGATCCGACCATGCTGGCGCTGGTGTTCACCAACCTGCTGAGCAATGCGATCAAGTACACCCGGCATCAGGACGCGGCCACGGTCGACGTGAGCGCCATCACCGAAAACGATGAAGTGACGGTGACCATCCGCGACAACGGCGTGGGCTTCGACCCGCGTTACACGGATAAACTGTTCGGCGTGTTTCAACGACTACACCGAGCCGATGAGTTCGAGGGCATAGGCATCGGCCTGGCCAACGTGCGCCGCATCGTGGGTCGCCACGGCGGCCGCGTCTCTGCCACGTCCGAACTGGGCGAGGGCGCGGCGTTCACCGTCACCCTGCCCCGCGAGGCGTCCCAGTGA